Within the Maniola hyperantus chromosome 7, iAphHyp1.2, whole genome shotgun sequence genome, the region TGGCCTGGGGCCTAgagcggccaagactgcaaatccgcctctGGGTAAACATCATATCCTAATGAACAAAAATGATTTATCTACTGATAATATTCtgctactaaaaataaaattgataaccTTGCAATGAACAGCAATTGCACCATCACATTCTTCACtaatttgtaaaaattttagTAATATGTGTCGTGGCGGACATGAACCAtcaggaaaaaataaattataatgtgtTATTCCTGCGTTGATAAACCTAAAGAATAAAATTTgcttaaaaagttttcaaaggtgttctaaaaataatagaatagatATCTCAAATTACTCTTGAGTAATTTGAGATACCGATTCTAGTCTTGAGCCTTGGCTCAAGCtatataactattattattaggttTTACTTACACATTTCCGTCGTAAAGTTTTTTGTTAAGTCTTATGACGATTTTCACGTTATTCTCTATGAAATAATCTATATACATTTCAGGAGGATGATATAGAGATACACAGTAATCCACAGGTCCAATAAATGCTAAAAATTTATCTATATTTACAGTAAAATATACCAGATACCTAAAGTTAGCTATCAAAGTTCATTGGCAACTCACCAGGTACCATCCAGTTTAGATCACCACCTTGTATTTTGTCCAATCTATCATATTCTATATAGTCGAAatcttgaaaattgaaaaagtttaaatCATGGGCCTTAGAAAAACCTTGAAGGCAATCCATTAAAGAAATTGTGTAAGTTGAGTCACCTTGGGTTGCGTCTTGAAATGGCCTTAGATTTATAAACGTTATTGATTAATTATCTAGAGATCgtattaaacaaataattttaataccaATTTTAGAAATTTTAACTACCTACCTGTAACTTTGTCCGTGAACAAGAAGAGGCTTTAAAGCATCTTTTGGCTGAAAACTCAAATATAATATTCCATAACATCCCAGAAGAAAAGCAGCATTTGCTTTTTTCTTAGGGTCTATAGAAGTATAATGCACTATATACtgcttatttaaataaaatttcaatttttcatttaaaattttacaatatttatacACGCATCCTAAATTCAAAGGTCCAAAGTCAGAATAATAGTtttcataaattaaattatcatcTATAGAAAAATAATGTGTATCATCTGTGTTTTTAAGAGTTTTTCCTGGTCTTACTGTAGCAAAATATAGTAcgttttttatatattcagtCATAAATAGAATATCTGAGCTACGAGACATAGTTTGGTTCACTTAATAATGTTTTGGTATGATTATAAACCGATACCACATTTCACTGTCTATGCAAAACTAACAATGAACCACGATTTGCATATTTACTAAAAAAAGATTTCATTGCATAAAACAGTTTAAAGGTAAATAACTAATTTCATTGTATATggctttttctaaaaataaagttgtacAAAAAAGACGTTGACATTTTTCTATTGATTTCATAGTAGTACATGGAAGTTCtttgattgatttatttatatttttttataaatcaccCGTCGGGTGATAGGTATTGCAAGTGGCCTGCTCTGATTAAACCTTTTTTCACGCAAATTGTTTTAATTACCGTAATGTAATAACCCTGTTTGCACGTTAAGCCGAAGGAAGCTGCTCGTTATTATATAGAGAACTTTGAATTATTATCGGGTAAAGAATagtaataagtatttatacCTTATGTAAAAAGTTGAAATGTGTATGAATTATGAAGGCATGCATGAAGGCCTCCCCGTgtcattaataatttaaaaaataccaaGTAatatagttttaacttttaacatagTTGTAGTACATGATGATTGGATGATTGGAAGAGCGTTCTTACGAAATGaatttttgtaacattttaaataaaaaatattacttattttaatatagcTGATCAACTATGATCGCCTCGTGAGGATGCGGCTTATTGGAAATTCATCATAGAGAGTCTTAGAGTCACCATAGAGTCATATGACCAAGGATTGTATTTCTCACTGAAATTGACACAATATACGAGTACGCTGGAAGAAGTGTGCCATAAAAAAAGaccattatttttttgttaattcaaagcgccccaccgagcgtactgGGAAATAAATTTGACACGTTGAGTCACATGCATGAACCTATATTGGACATTCGTGGTCACATGATCTTCGTGTTGACACAATGTTAGTAGGTTAACCGCGTTTATGGCGTCTGTTGTAAAATACTTTATAGTCTCATAATtattgtatctacctacctacctaatttaaaaaaatgtttttttgcattttagagttccgttcctcaaaaggaaaaaggaatccttataggatcacttcgttgtctgtttgtctatctgtctgtctgtcaagaaacatatagggtaggtacttcccgttaacctagaatcatgaaatttgggaggtaggtaggtcttaaagcacaTGTAAAGAAAaaattccgaaaaccgtgaatttatggttacatataaaaattaaaattaattaagaaataatcagtattttcaactttcaaagtaatattactgtaccaagtggggtatcatataaaagtactttacctgtaggtacattctaaaacagatttttattttatttttatgtattaatagttttttatttatcgtgcaaaatatcaaaaaatatggcTAGTATCGAATCCTCTGTGCgcgtctgactcgcactcggccggttttttactatttttaaagCATAATAAatgaattcaattcaattcaattcccaattatcggcttttaggtgtgcgaactgggcacagagtgtttcgccagtgtcacgtatggagaaggcacgaaggataaaataaatgaaaatagacGTTATTTTAAAAACGTCTGACATTAATTTTGTGCCAATCTTCCCATGAGagttgcatattattattttgtgacaATAATAGGTAATATGCAACTTTCATGTTAGGTAATGAGGTGCTCATTAGTcatcactaataataatataataatatgcttacagtacgacaaggctctcttggcacttgaatgacattgacaggggggtgctGTTGGTGAACAAAAGGCTTAGAATAtgcaaacaagaacaaaggggacacttgacagcaAAGTTCGTTAgctccgattttcgccacgcgccaagatagtcttGTTGCACTGTAGTTccaagtacgctcacatgatgACTGCATCACACTGCTATTGCCAAAATGGAGAAAATTacgttgcttcaaaaacagggtTGGCAACCGTAGGTCCAGCGTACTTCTGTTGTAGCTCAGTAGAGGTAAAGGTAATGCAATGTACAGGCAATGAAATTAGATCTGTGCAATGAAATGAGCTTTACTCTATGGAAATGAAAGATCGCCTTTATGTCAAGCTTTTCTAAAACATAAACATGGCAACCCTAGTCTTTTTCCGGTGCGCAAGGTAAAGTGCCAGAGTTTGTTGTTGAATTTTTCATAATCAATTGAAATTTCTGTGATCTTTTTACTTTTAGTGCTACCGTATATTCTGCTAATTCAATTATGAGTGCTATAATGCGTTTCTGTCCATATTTCAGGGTTACAATCTATTATAAACCATGGCCGAAGTTGAAGTGTGAGTATTGTTTTGTATGATTAATATAactgaaagtttattttaaactaaatttttaGTATAATCTCGCATAAGTATATGCATTTGCCCAGTCTCGGACTATAAAACACTAAAAGTTAGTGGTAAATTTGGAATCATAAACATAACCTAAAACGGTTTTCACTCGTGTTTTATTGGCCGAACCTATTTAGGGCTAAAATTAAATACTAGTGTCTATAGTATGTCgcttatatttttatgaaagatGTTACCAATATCCGAATTTTGTCAAAAAGTAACGTAAGATGTACCTATTATTTGGAAGTGTGAACTGTGAGCCCTGGGCATAATCCTGTGACCTTTTTGAATCCATGCTTGCACTGCTCTCAAAGCTATATTCTGTACTTTGGTaatggttatttatttataggttcATTTTAATTTCAGTGAGGTACCAAACAACCCCGTTCTTAGCGGAGGTGCAATGGACGTGAACACAGCGCTCCAAGAAGTTCTGAAGACTGCACTCATTCACGGTGGACTTGTACATGGTCTACACGAAGCAGCAAAGGCTCTTGATAAGTATGTTAAACACTAACAAATTATAATtacgaatgtgtgtctgtctgtctgtctgcctgcttgcttgcttgcttttcacggcccatccgtgtaaccgattttgacgaattttggttcagagatagcttgcatcctggacagaaggacaggctactttttatcccggaaatcaaagagttcccacggaaattttaaaaatcataactCATGCAGACAGTCGCGGGCATCTCCTAGTAATGAATACTTAATTGATATAAGAAAATCTTCATTGCAATTTTATCATAATACTGCTATGagtatctttttttttaccAGTGTTTGACTGTTTCTAATGTTaacttatctatttttttatgttagGTAGTAGCAGGCATTACTTTGCAGAAGTAATACACAAAAAAACAAGCATAATCACTTTAATGTACCAAAACAGATAAATGTGTGTACAATTTACATTGTATATGCACTGTCCACATTCCTACCACTGTGTATCTGTGTGCTTTTCCTGCCTATTAAGTAGGGGTGAGGCAGGTGACGGGTGGTGCATATTGCATGGTTCATGTGGTACCaaacagatttgtctgttttagcAGGTTATAACAAATTAAGCATGTTCTCTTGTGTATCTATTTTGTTATGTTATAGAAAGATTATTAATtaatggatttaaattttaaagtaatGGCTACCAACCAAACAATTACCTAATGTATGCAGTATGCACCTATTGAATATAATAGAGAGATTTTGTTATTTCAGTGCATTGGTATATTGTGCTTAAATATAATGTAAAGATATAAGCTTGTGTCAAATCTGTTTAAAATATCAAGTTGACACTGATGACCTGGCACATGTTGGAACAAAGAAATGTGTAGGCTATAGAACTACAGTAACATTCACTCTCCATGTTTCTGTTTTAGTTGCATGGTGAGTGGAAATATCTGCCTCAGCCTGTACTGGGGTGGATATACTCTATAGCCCACAATAATGCATACACATAGTACCACATTTCTTGTTGCGTCAAGATTGTGGCCTCCCAAGTGTGCTACAAAAAACTAGATGTACTAAATATCTTGTGTACTATGATAGGTAGAGAGATGAAATTTTCCATGAAAGGAATTCAAGAACCAAATTACAACGGTGTTTTCTCCACTGAATTGAGATTGGCAGAATTATTGCGGACTACAAAATCGTAGTACAAAGAGCCATAGAGAAAAAAGAGGACAAGTATTTTTATTCgcgctataacaataaaaatttcaagatagccgccatgaaaattaaaatgtgttatttcttaAACGATTGAATAAAACCAACATAAAACGTGGTCAAAACTTTAAAACATATCTATAAATTCGAATATCTAACTATTATATTCTTGCAGGAGACAAGCTGTGCTTTGCGTATTGGCTGAAAACTGTGATGAGGCTGCATACAAAAAGTTAGTGCAGGCCCTTTGCAACGAGCATCAAATCCCCCTCGTTAAGgtaatagaaaataaaatagaaattaaatttatttaaaacatagaATCTCACCTTATTACTTGTGCTGTGTGGCTATATTGTCCTCATTTTTGTATTACTTTGATGTATGATATCACCCAACATGATCAATAATCATAATTTTTTGACATATTGCAACCTGTTTAGCAAAAATGTTATGATGGAGCTTGGTGTGCAAGGTTTAGGTGATAATatacaatctatatatataaaaggaaaaggtgactgactgactgactgatctatacacgcacagctcaaactaccggacggatcacgctgaaattcggcatgcagatagctattataatgtaggcgtccgctaagaaaggatttttcaaaattcaaccccaaaaggggtaaaataggggtttgaagtttgtatgaaagtctgtcagttttgaagtgtcgataaagaagttttgtagttaatatttttgcaattagcagtatgacatattttattaagcttatgttaaaatctcatagttaaaaatcaaacctaagggtgtaaaataggagtttaaaatttgtgtagtccacgcggacgaagtcgcgggcataagctagtttattataattttatagttggtgcaaaacaagtagtccaatctgaagttgcaacatgatGACAGTTCAGAGACTTAGGATTAAATACACTAGCCTGACTGTAGTCTGTGTTTCAACAATGCACCTCCTGTTCAGATTAGACTGCTTGTTTTGTGCCTAACTGCTCCGCACGAGCCTCCCTGTCTACATGGCAGGGTCGGCCAAAGGAGCAAATATTGAAATGTGTGCCCCTATGGTGACTCACATCATGATGAGTCAACTTTCCTAGCACCCAGACATTTATATTATGGTACCTGACTGACTAACCTGACTTCAAAATGTACACATTAGGctgtatttttctttttatgtatattCAAGTAAAAGTATCACCAGTCATGCCTGCTGGCTCGTTACTGTtaaagttagagatgcatgcccaacctcccgaataagaggcaGACGTAATGACTAGGCTATCAAAGTAACTTCAAAAATAGTCTACATACTATTTAGTATGGGGCTGAATAAAAATGCAGCAAATTGAGTCTTGATTTTTCAAGTCCCTTCAAAATATTTGCCTATTGATATGAAATAGTAATATGAAACACTGACCAGTGTGTTTGTTACAGGTTGATAACAACAAGAAACTTGGCGAATGGGCTGGCTTATGTAAAATTGACAAGGATGGTAAGGCAAGAAAGATTGTTGGGTGTTCATGCGTAGTtattaaagtaagtatttttttaacggCTGCAATTAATAAAATGTCTATAGTTTACTTAGTAAGTggtttgtcaaaaattgtacgGTATTTTTGACACTAACAATGTCACTAAGTTATTTATCGTTAATTTCGGGCcttgtaatattattaaattaacacAATGTTATGTATCTACTACACttgtaaatatgtatatttaaagCAGCAGCATTAGTGATCAATAGCACTGCACTCACAGGCAGAGTAGAGTAGAGTGGGAAGCTTTTTGGGATTATTTTACTGCATTATGCGCTATGCACGAACGCTAACAACTTGTTTATAGGTTGTTTGTGTACATAACCGGCGCTACAGTGACCTGTGTGACCCTATGGTGTCGTGCCATTTGCACAGACAACTTTCCTATCACTCGAACAAGATTTTTATTCTGagaatattttcttttcatgTTTTATTGGAACTACTACTGTTTTGTAAAAACTTAATAATAAcgggtcaattttttttatacggGTGTCGTGGAACTCCCAGTCAGGAGCATAGCTGTTCTCGGTCTCGTTCACTCATAAGTCATTAGCAATAATCACCAGCCACGTGTGTCGCGTGAAGATTCACTTCCCGATGACAAACTTCTGTACAGAAGCTTCACTTCAAAAACTAATTCCCTGAGACTCTTGCTTTGCTAACTTTTGTTTTTTGTCTACAGGACTTTGGTGAGGAGACACCAGCGCTGGATGTGCTCAAAGACTACTTGAAGTCTTCAAGCTAATCTTTAGGTGTAATGTCTTAAATAAAAAACCCAAAAAAATcatttgttgttttattgtttaatatacataatatagtgaTAGATAATACACAAGCTAAATAAGTTACTGCTATGGTccgtaatataattattaaactaaaatataagTTAAAACAGAGGCCTTACTATGCCCACATCCACCAAAGTGAATAATCATATTAGGGAACCAAATGTGGCTATTTTGTTGTGGTTCAACAAAAATGGGTTTCATGGTAAAACTGAACTGGGTTCCACGATAAATACTATGACTTTGAATTATCGGTAATTCGACCCAGTTGCTTGAGTCGAGCCGTGGTCGcgacgggactgcagtgctgcaAGAGATTAAGATCAAGCTATGAATGAGCGAGCTTCGGTACGACGTCCTGACTCTTGAGTGTATTTTAGCCGGACATGAGTATGACaggctcgtgaagttccagggAAAAGAAATAGAACGCGGGTAGTTCGATACTGCCAATGACAGGTCAAACTTCATCTTCCCCCTGCAGCACTGCAGTGCAGTCCACAGAGGATATTGCAttggtataataattaatgtgcCGTCTCGACGTGAGCACGGCTCGTGCAACTCTGAAATCAGAGTTCAGACTACAATATTCTCTTCGCTTTGGTGGAAACATCCTGCCAGCTGCGCCTCATCTCTGCTTTGGAAGGTTCCGGGCCTCATGTAGGTATttagaattattataaaaactaaaagaGCATCCTGATTCCTGGTACAAAAGAGCTTGTCTTTTTTTTGGAGATATTCTTGAAATGTGTTCACACACACAGTTTAGAAAACTGGTCGCAGATTTCTTTATGTTTTGGCCATTGTTGCACCTGGCATTCTctgtaaaatttataaaacgCTGTATCTTTTGCGTTAGGTACCTCAAATATGTCTATAttctataactagcttatgctcgcgacttcgtccgcgtggactacataaatttcaaacctctatttcactcccttaggggttgaattttcaaaaatcctttcttagcggatatctacgttataatagctatctgcatgcaaatttcagcccaatccgtccagtagtttgagctgtgcgttgatagatcagtcagtcagtcaccttttccttttatatatttagataaacttttaatttgaaaaaggcggtaaattaatttgattcatagcttttaagttatttttttatttttttgacttCTTAGCTTTTTGATCATCGACCAAAACAATGTTGccatttgaaaataaattgtaatGGATGATGTGTGTTAAGTTGTAGAAATGGTCAATTAATAGTCAAGTGCCTATAAGAAAAGGAAGTTTATTGACTCAAAATTAATTAGAAATGTAGAAATTACCTGCCACAATACCATTCCGTCTTGCATCTCGAACATTTTTTGCTAGCCTTATCACCGCATTTAGCGCATTTCGCGCCACCACTGTCGAGCGCTAGAGCAGCATCGCTAGTATAAGATTCTAGAAGCTTCTTTGCCATATTTCTTGACGCTTCTGAGCCATCCAGATGGAAATGTTCTAGTTGATCTTTTGCTAATGATTTTGTTCTTTTATGCACTTCTTTCAAGTATGCTTGTTTTATCTATggaataaagttattttaggaATGAAGTAcagaagtaggtatattaattttgAAACATATAAAAATGTGAGGCATTATAAATATACCTGAGGTACGATTTCGATGAGCGTGCATCCTGGATTTTTAACTCCATTAGTGCGATTGTGAACGCTGGAATAATCGCCCACAGCAAGTTGGCATAGGAACATCTTGAGATCACCCAACGGTGGGATTTGATCCAGAACCGTATCTGCTATCTTCGCTTGGAGCTGGCAAGATCatgtaattttttaacaaaaacattgttacctacctagttaattattattaggaacAGTAGGATCGATCATTTTAAGCACCTATAGAGTATTATGCTGTCCGTCGTCAAAGAATGTAGGTATCTAGGTTCATTCACGATTGCGTACTTATTTACGATAGTTCATCACTGAGAATGCCAATGTAAACGCTTTTTAAGACGGTGGGTTGAGGTGGAAATATTATGCTCTAAGAGTCTAGATTGATGTAAAAATGTGCAAACTTGGGTTGAATGGGGTACGGCGAGATCATAAAAGTTCTGAGCATCACTCAGATAAAGTGGTCCGAgactcacaggaggcgcccttaggaggacgttgccccccgacctctcaaattatttcttcgagccctagggctgaGCCCCCGGTGGAGCTTCGTGCTCGTCAcctccccggtgacgctgtagcggccagtagggcctacgcagcatagtcaatccgaaaaaACACAAATTCTCAGATgaaataatatctacctacttaaaattaattacctacatgCTCTGAACTGCATTGTGCAGTTTTGACTTTCGTGACTAGAGTTAAAGTAGGTAGTTCAACttatattttgcaatttagTATGGATGGAAAAGGAGGGACAAGGGGGATTTTATCATCTCCTTCCCATCCATATtgaatcaaatgatttgtttacatatttagtCTAGCTGCGTAGGTACTTTTGCTAGCCAGGTACCATGATAATTACCGAGCAGAATGCTGATCGACGGCACTCGTCAATAGTATAATGATGGGGTAGACGTGGTTCCAGAAGCAACTGCCGAAGGCACAGCCAAAGTTGCGCTTCGCTGCGGTGTAGTTGGGTATTATCCTCAGCAGATGGCTTCGACCAACGACCAACTGATAGATTGCAATACTTGattaatagttttattttttatattagtaaAAGTGAAAGaggataaattaaaaataagatatTCTATAAGAGTAACAATAAAACATCGAATTGGCTTACAGTTGAATATTTGAAGTTCTCCTTTATCATCAATTCGTCTCCATGGTTCTAATTGTATAAGATGACACAGAATAGAAGGCACGTCATATGTCTTATACAAATTACTTGATATTGATGCACCCACTCCAACTACCTCCATATGTTCGGCTAAATACCTAGAAAACCACAAAATgtgtcacacaaaaaaagtacTCCAACTTTGTTTATAACTGGTCCTCTTAAACCCAACATAAGGTAAGTAAAATGACCTAAATTTCATAACATAGCTGAGGGTAGTGTAGCTATTACTTGATATCTGCTTACCGGACGATAGAGATGCACCTCATGCTGACATCAAATTGCAGGTCCGTTTTTTGACGCTCTAATTCTTCGGTCGCTGTTTCACAGTCCAGCACCTTGACTGATAATGGTTTTAAATAACCATTGCTAAAATTATGGAACATTGAATGTTCATATTACATGGGTGGAATTTCTGATAATCCTTTTCTAATGGAGAATCTATAAAGTTCCTATAGAACTAGTGATTTGAGCTCTACATAGATAATGTCATTCAGAAAATTAGTGTTTGAAAAATATAGCGCCTTGAAGTTGAATATCAAGTAGGAGAACTCTCCACGTAACTTGTCTAGTGAACAATGAAATATACGCCATGAATGTTGAAAATTCACTGTAGGTGGTTTTAAGACTCATCTTAAGTCAATATCATACACTTGTAAGTGTCTTGATTTTAAAGTCTGCGCGTATCCCAGTTCGTCTTGTACACTCTTGAGTTGACCAGTAATAGTAAATACATTTGTACAAGCTTATTGGCACGTTTATACAACAGTCTTCGTGCTAAATAATTACTAAATCTTACTTGATAAGCGCGACAAGGGCAGTCAGCTGATCGACAGCGTAATGGAGCAGATCAATGACCACTTCGCTGATGCACTGGGCACCATCTTCATGAAATAACACGGTTTCGAGTAGCCCCACGGCCGCCGCTTCATGATACAACTgagaaaacaattttttatgcTTTAAACTGAGACTCAGATTGGAAAATTGCTGAACCGTGATGTGAGATGTGACAGAAGGCGATTAGAGTTAGGTAGCTATACATTTATCCAGTGTGTCCGTTAGCTCATAGTGTTTCACAGGTCTACTGCTATACCTACTGATATCTTGCCTAAATTTGACACGGACAGAGCATGCTTCTGGCTGGAATCGGATATTAGaccggattttcaaaaacttaaatccacgatGTCGCGgctgggcatcagctagttttatgtAAAGGAGTGTAGAACAGCGTGTCTCAATGCGATCTATTGCGTGATTCGATTGATCGACCATCGCAGCAGTGAGCATTATGGTAGATACGTCATTCATGACTTTACAGTTTTACACAAGGAAATAGTATGACATTTTATTGTTAAGtttcttatattatataaaaaatgctTACCACCATATAAATTCCAAAAGTATTAGCGGGTGCTGGTTccaatttcataatttgcgGGTAGATTTTCAAAC harbors:
- the RpS12 gene encoding small ribosomal subunit protein eS12 encodes the protein MAEVEVEVPNNPVLSGGAMDVNTALQEVLKTALIHGGLVHGLHEAAKALDKRQAVLCVLAENCDEAAYKKLVQALCNEHQIPLVKVDNNKKLGEWAGLCKIDKDGKARKIVGCSCVVIKDFGEETPALDVLKDYLKSSS
- the Zmynd10 gene encoding zinc finger MYND domain-containing protein 10 isoform X1, which codes for MGGKDVPLAALDVGELDMYIQTMEPWRIESIGNQAWIDWHIRLQKLNQQAVLEASSMQEELTKETLISYGKLSILVHEAICIQVWRLKIYPQIMKLEPAPANTFGIYMVLYHEAAAVGLLETVLFHEDGAQCISEVVIDLLHYAVDQLTALVALINNGYLKPLSVKVLDCETATEELERQKTDLQFDVSMRCISIVRYLAEHMEVVGVGASISSNLYKTYDVPSILCHLIQLEPWRRIDDKGELQIFNFGRWSKPSAEDNTQLHRSEAQLWLCLRQLLLEPRLPHHYTIDECRRSAFCSLQAKIADTVLDQIPPLGDLKMFLCQLAVGDYSSVHNRTNGVKNPGCTLIEIVPQIKQAYLKEVHKRTKSLAKDQLEHFHLDGSEASRNMAKKLLESYTSDAALALDSGGAKCAKCGDKASKKCSRCKTEWYCGRECQVQQWPKHKEICDQFSKLCV
- the Zmynd10 gene encoding zinc finger MYND domain-containing protein 10 isoform X2 yields the protein MQEELTKETLISYGKLSILVHEAICIQVWRLKIYPQIMKLEPAPANTFGIYMVLYHEAAAVGLLETVLFHEDGAQCISEVVIDLLHYAVDQLTALVALINNGYLKPLSVKVLDCETATEELERQKTDLQFDVSMRCISIVRYLAEHMEVVGVGASISSNLYKTYDVPSILCHLIQLEPWRRIDDKGELQIFNFGRWSKPSAEDNTQLHRSEAQLWLCLRQLLLEPRLPHHYTIDECRRSAFCSLQAKIADTVLDQIPPLGDLKMFLCQLAVGDYSSVHNRTNGVKNPGCTLIEIVPQIKQAYLKEVHKRTKSLAKDQLEHFHLDGSEASRNMAKKLLESYTSDAALALDSGGAKCAKCGDKASKKCSRCKTEWYCGRECQVQQWPKHKEICDQFSKLCV